One Phaseolus vulgaris cultivar G19833 chromosome 2, P. vulgaris v2.0, whole genome shotgun sequence DNA window includes the following coding sequences:
- the LOC137809182 gene encoding uncharacterized protein: MAALSRFVSAWGDKGHPYFQCLKRNNRFVWICECEEAFVRLKEYLASPPVLCQPELGTPLRLYFTVTEKEISSVLLQEQDQVHRLIYLVSKVLEGSEVRYQALEKAALAVVFSARRLRHYFQSFTVIIMTDLPIRKVLQKPDVAGRMTRWAVELSEFDIHYEPRGPIKGQIYADFVVELSSTTTYQEGAYFRWVLSVDGFSNQQGSGIDVILERPDGLLIEQALRFAFKASNNQAECEALITGMLLAKEMGANGLLAKSDSLLVTGQVTGEYQAKDPQMAAYLEYVQVLKESFEVFELVHVSREQNARADLLAKLGSSGKGGKQRTVIQENLKIPRTTMDNVAEIQQVSTSEGMRRSHWSLTQEIVKTPRISRYPVSEEITLQVYQVESGETWMMAYQRYLADEVLLLELAEARKIKKNSSKYTLIDVKLFRHGFTHPTPVCVDSEQCTRIMAELHEEICDSQIKGRSFSSKAIRAGYYWLTMRED, translated from the coding sequence ATGGCCGCTCTGTCCAGATTTGTATCGGCATGGGGAGACAAGGGACAcccttatttccagtgcctgaagaggaacaacaggttcgtTTGGATCTGTGAGTGCGAGGAGGCGTTTGTAAgattgaaggagtacctggccagtCCACCGGTGTTGTGCCAGCCAGAGCTAGGTACCCCACTTCGCTTATACTTCACAGTTACAGAGAAGGAGATCAGTTCGGTCTTATTGCAGGAGCAAGACCAGGTGCATAGGCTAATCTATTTAGTCAGCAAGGTATTGGAAGGGTCGgaggtgagataccaggccTTAGAGAAAGCAGCCTTAGCAGTGGTATTCTCAGCGAGAAGActccgccactacttccagagctttactgTGATAATAATGACAGACCTTCCAATCCGCAAGGTCCTACAAAAGCCAGATGTAGCGGGCAGAATGACACgatgggcggtggaactgtctgAATTCGACATACACTATGAACCTAGAGGCCCCATCAAGGGCCAGATCTATGCCGACTTTGTAGTGGAACTCTCCTCGACAACCACATACCAAGAAGGGGCATATTTCAGATGGGTGCTATCTGTAGATGGTTTctcaaaccaacaaggtagtGGGATTGATGTTATCTTGGAGAGACCAGATGGTttgttgatcgagcaggccctacgtttcgctttcaaggccagcaacaaccaagcagagtgtGAGGCCCTGATCACTGGAATGTTGTtggctaaagagatgggagcaAATGGGCtgttggcaaagagtgactctttGCTAGTTACAGGCCAAGTCACGGGGGAGTACCAAGCtaaagaccctcagatggccGCATACCTGGAATATGTCCAGGTCTTGAAGGAGTCGTTCGAAGTGTTCGAGTTAGTCCACGTGTCCAGagaacaaaatgcccgagctgacttgcttgcaaagctcggcagttcgggcaaggggggcaagcagaggacggtgattcaggaGAACCTGAAGATACCTCGAACCACCATGGACAATGTGGCAGAAATTCAACAGGTTAGCACATCAGAAGGGATGAGGAGGAGCCATTGGTCGCTAACGCAAGAGATAGTGAAAACACCCAGAATAAGCAGGTATCCAGTTTCTGAGGAAATAACGCTACAAGTTTACCAGGTTGAATCAGGAGAAACCTGGATGATGGCCTACCAGCGCTACCTAGCCGATGAAGTACTCCTATTAGAACTCGCAGAAGCTcgaaaaattaagaaaaattcgagcaagtacaccctgatcgaTGTGAAACTGTTCAGGCACGGATTCACCCATCCTACACCGGTATGCGTAGACAGTGAACAATGCACGCGCATCATGGCAGAACTACACGAAGAGATATGCGATAGCCAAATCAAAGGCCGATCTTTCTCGTCAAAAGCCATTCGTGCAGGGTATTACTGGCtaaccatgagggaagattga